In the Vulpes vulpes isolate BD-2025 chromosome 12, VulVul3, whole genome shotgun sequence genome, GGGAGGGCCCCAGCCAAAGCTTCTTCCGTCCTGTTTGTTGTCTCTCCTTGGGCTTTCTTGAGTACCACACAAGAAGCATGGCCGTTGAATTAGTGGAAGAGCCCTGAAATGCGTGCAGAGGAGGGCGACACACCCGGGAATGACAGGCCCCTGTGAGCAGAGGACTTTCTCTCCATCCGTTCCTGGATCTCAAAGTCACTGGGAGAGGTGGCCCTGGCTGACCTGGGAGCTGCCTTTGGCGCTTTGTGGATGTGGCTTCTGTGTGAGCCTGGAGGTGATGTGGGCTCTCAgcatttcagaacaaagagattCTACGTGATCGTTTGACGTTACGAAAGACAGTCAACGCATCAGTAACTGTACACAGTgcgaaacagaacaaaaggagttttgaaaaCACCTTGATGAGTACGGAGTCGCAGGTGAGGCAAGAGACCACTTTGTCAGCCGAGGCAACCTGAAACGGCCTTACTGGAGAAGCACATGTCAAGGAAGCAATTCAACTCTTGGATTCCTATCAGCACTTTGGCATCGTTCTAAATTGTGAGAGACTCTGCGttcattctcttgtctttgtaGACATGGTTCACCTGCATATGTGCTTTCCGTATCAGAAATCATGTACCTATCAGTACTCGATAGGTCACTCTTCAACGTTGGCCATCCCATTCCACGCCGGAAGCCTAACAATTGGCCTTCATGTTTACCAGCGCTAGACATCCTTAACCCTGCGTCGCCTTCACACGAGAAGGGTGAACCGACACGGGGTTGTGCATGTACAAAGTTCACATAGGAGCATGGGACATACACTGGACTCTAGAGACAGCGCATCCGGGTTCCGAACTTTTCTGGATGATGCGTGAAAAGCCAATCAATGCGTGAGAAGACTCTGGAGGCAAGGGCAGTCATGACAAGCACGCCCACGTAGTTGGCAAACAGTGCTCTAGAGCCAGTCGAAAGTGTgtcataaaggaaagcaaaaagagaagtagaaagtgagggagacgttcagaaatggaaaacgcGTCTGTTGCCTACTTAAGCTCCACACACGAgggaagatgctcagagaagctggagccgcggttcccacacttgcccagcgcagccaggcccacagcccctgcaggatccccgatggccctgccctgctccttctcgctggccctggtgctgctcagctgccactccctgtgctgtCTGGCTTGCGACCTGCCCGACGCCCACGGCCTGCGCAACTGGAGGGTCCTGACGCTCCtgggacagatgaggagactctcCGCCGGCTCCTGTGACCACGACACCAATGACTTTGCCTTCCCCAAGGAGCTGTTTGATGGCCAGCGGCTCCAGGAGGCGCAGGCCCTCTCTGTGGTCCACGTGATGACCCAGAAGGTCTTCCACCTCTTCTGCCCGGACACGTCCTCCGCTCCTTGGAACATGACTCTCCTGGAGGAACTGTGCTCGGGGCTCTCGGAGCAGCTGGATGACCTGgaggcctgtcccctgcaggaggcggggctggccGAGACCCCCCTCAtgcatgaggactccaccctgaggacctacttccaaaggatctccctctacctgcaagaCAAGAACCACAGCCCGTGTGCCTGGGAGATG is a window encoding:
- the LOC112911649 gene encoding interferon alpha-1/2; amino-acid sequence: MALPCSFSLALVLLSCHSLCCLACDLPDAHGLRNWRVLTLLGQMRRLSAGSCDHDTNDFAFPKELFDGQRLQEAQALSVVHVMTQKVFHLFCPDTSSAPWNMTLLEELCSGLSEQLDDLEACPLQEAGLAETPLMHEDSTLRTYFQRISLYLQDKNHSPCAWEMVRAEIGRSFFSSTILQERIRRRK